Within uncultured Methanoregula sp., the genomic segment CCAGTTCAAGATCCAGCACAACGATCATATCTTTGTTATTACCGCTGATCGCAGGAAACTCCTTGAATTCCTTCTCTCATCTTTCGAGATTGCCGTTTCCAGACAAGAGGAACTCTCGCAGACAAAAGACCAGATCCGGTCACTCGACCAGTCGGTCGAAAAACTTGAATCTGATGTGGGGGAAAATAAGCGGGAAATTCGTACCCTGAATGAGACCCTGGATCTTAAAGAGCAGGATCTCAATGCATTCCGAGTGAAAATTGAGGAAAATAACCGGCTTATCGCTGGAAAGACAAAGGAAATCGATATTCTCAAAAATGATCTTGAGGACACTGAATCTCTTCTCGCAGATGCGCGGGACAAACTGTCCACACTGACACAGGAACGGGATGCTGCTGCCATATCGCATCAGGCTGAAATTGATATTTTAAACGAGAAAATTGTTAATCTTTCACAAGAATTAGATGCTCTGACCGTCGAGCATGATGAGGTTAAGGATTCTCATCAGGAGATCTCCTCCCGACACGCTCTGGCTGAGAAAGGACTGGCAGAGCTCCAGATCCAGAAAGATCAGGCCGATGCGGCTCTGGTTACCCTTAAGCAGGAATACGATGCTTTGAATGCAGCCTGTAATGCTGAAAAGGCCCGGGCCCTGGCTGCAGAAGAAGAAATAAAAACGATCGTCTCCTCAAAAGCCGAACTGGAAAAGGATCTGAACCGGATTATTGAGGAATTGAACGTTGTCTCAAAACAGAAGGAATCTGATATTGCGGGATATATCGAGGCGATTTCAGATGCCAAGGCCCATAGTGCAAACCTTGAAGTACAGATAACCAGTCTTGAAAAAGAAAAAGAACTTACCGAATCTGCGCTGGGTATGAGGATTGATGATCTGCAGGCACAGCTCGCCGATCTTCAGGTACGATGCAGTTCAGCAACAGCAGAAATCGAAGAAAAGGAAACTGCTCTCAAATCCCTTGATGCCAATTTTTCAGCAGTCAATCTTGAGATGGAAAAAACACTGGAAAACGTTCGCCTCCTGTCAGCTGAACTTGAAGAGACCAGGGCTGCGCTGACCGATGAGAACTGTAACCGGAGTGCTCGTGAAGATGAGATAAGAAATCTGACCGCTGAAAAAGAGCGGGCATCTGAGCATGCCCTGTCCCTCTCCCGGACCCTTGAAGAAGTTCAGACTTCCCTGATAGAGGTGAAGGAACGGCACCGGGTATCTGAAGCGAAACTTGAAGATACTATCCGCGAACAGACTGCAACGCTTCAGTCTCTCCGTAATGCTCATGATGATGTAAAAGGCGATCTGGATCTTCACCGAAACGATCTGGTCCAGGCCCGACACGATCTTGATTTGGCTGTCAGAGCCAGATCCGATCTCGAAACGACACTTACTGCTGCGAATGCAAAGATCCAGTCTCTTGAGCAGGAGATTCAATCCGTATCAGCAAATCAAAATCAGGTGGGACAACAGGTTCGTTCACTTGGTGATGAACTGGAACAGGTCCGGGCAGCTCTCGATACGGAACGGCGGTTGCATCGTGTTGCCGAAGAAAGCCTGCAATCGGCTCTCGCGGCCCACGAACGTTCCCGTCAGGATCTCGGTCGTCTTGTGGGGGAGCGGAGCTCGTTGGATGCCACTCTCGAATCCGAACGCAAGTTCCGCCAGGATGCAGAACTGGCAAAAGAAACCGCCCGGAAGGATCTGGCTTTAGCCTCTGAAAAGTTTGAGGAAATAAAAGAACAGCTGGTTTCGGTGGGGTTAAAACAGACCGAACAAATCCGATGTCTTTCCGAAGAGCTTGAGTCTTCCCGCACACGTCAGAAGACGCTGGAAGATCTTGTGGAATCTCTCCGCAATGAAAAACAGATCGCGGAAAACAATGTTTCTTCCCTGTCAACAGAGATTGAGCAGGCAAGAACTGCTTTGGCGGACGAATGGGAAGACCACATGAATGACCATGAACAGCTCATAGTGGCAGTTGAAGAAAAGGAACTTTCAACTCCGGTGCAACCTCTTTCGGGAGAATCTGAAACGGAACGAATAAAAAAACGGGCCGTTATCGTGAAAGGCCCGGATCTTCCAATGGTCGTCAGGCCGGCATCTCTTCCTATGAAAGTCTCCCCGGTACCCGGGCCGGAAATGCCGAGAATCACCGGAGTCGAAGACCTTTTTGAAGATGATGAACCTGAAGAAGAAGCACGACGTGGAGAATCTGCACCTATTTCATCTCCCAAGCCTGTTGGTACGACATCCCCCAAATTCTCCCCGGATTCCGGAATCTCTGAACCGATTTCCCGTGATGAAGAACCCGAGCTTCCCGCGGACGAAGATCAGGATGCAGAATTTGATGAATCATACGAAGAAGGGGGAGAATATAATGATGAGTTATCCGAGGAAATCCCCGATGAACCAGAGGCCCCTTCCGTACAACCCGGGTTTTCCTTTAATCGCGCCCAATGGTTTGATCTCCTCCGCTGGTCCCATCATTCCGGTGCACTCTCGCAGGAACAGAGGATGCAGATTGTTCGGATGGGCCGGCTAATCCAGAGGGGCAGAAGACTGACACCGAAGCAGGAAGAACAGGTTCTCGAGATGATTACTCTGGCCCAGGCTCTCGGATACCGTTTTACCGGGTGAGGAACCGGTGCCCTTGGAACAATGATAAATCTGTTCCTGCCTGATGTGAAAATCTGCTCTGGAGAAAACCTTTTTTTGATATGACTCCCCCCCTTACCCAACAATTTGTACCCATGCGACCCCCTTCACCCACGGAGCCAGTGCAACCCCTCACTTCACGCCATAAAACCGGGCAAATCCGGCCCGGAAACCGGGCGGTGCGGGAGGGGGTCATGCGGTGTACTTTGGTATTTTATCGCCCGGGAAAAACAGTTCCAAATGGAAATGTCCGATGGCACCTGCTCAAGCAACATTGTTTCAGTCGCGCCAGAAGTACACCATCCGACCCCCTACACAAGTGCAACCGGAGCTCCCACAAGCATGAGAGTGTTGAAATGGTTTCTCCAGAGCATGAAAAT encodes:
- a CDS encoding response regulator, whose product is MNGPPPNGNEGIVDIFVLSTSGTLAPMLKEHLEQNGYHVTLFQDGENLLETLKSGKPNLLICDTTDPELPSYDICRQIKTDRDLWVIPVLVLTGASEFSDLLFVLDSNADNFISLPYDRPYLLSLIGGMLDTPVERPTPEQIKTQFKIQHNDHIFVITADRRKLLEFLLSSFEIAVSRQEELSQTKDQIRSLDQSVEKLESDVGENKREIRTLNETLDLKEQDLNAFRVKIEENNRLIAGKTKEIDILKNDLEDTESLLADARDKLSTLTQERDAAAISHQAEIDILNEKIVNLSQELDALTVEHDEVKDSHQEISSRHALAEKGLAELQIQKDQADAALVTLKQEYDALNAACNAEKARALAAEEEIKTIVSSKAELEKDLNRIIEELNVVSKQKESDIAGYIEAISDAKAHSANLEVQITSLEKEKELTESALGMRIDDLQAQLADLQVRCSSATAEIEEKETALKSLDANFSAVNLEMEKTLENVRLLSAELEETRAALTDENCNRSAREDEIRNLTAEKERASEHALSLSRTLEEVQTSLIEVKERHRVSEAKLEDTIREQTATLQSLRNAHDDVKGDLDLHRNDLVQARHDLDLAVRARSDLETTLTAANAKIQSLEQEIQSVSANQNQVGQQVRSLGDELEQVRAALDTERRLHRVAEESLQSALAAHERSRQDLGRLVGERSSLDATLESERKFRQDAELAKETARKDLALASEKFEEIKEQLVSVGLKQTEQIRCLSEELESSRTRQKTLEDLVESLRNEKQIAENNVSSLSTEIEQARTALADEWEDHMNDHEQLIVAVEEKELSTPVQPLSGESETERIKKRAVIVKGPDLPMVVRPASLPMKVSPVPGPEMPRITGVEDLFEDDEPEEEARRGESAPISSPKPVGTTSPKFSPDSGISEPISRDEEPELPADEDQDAEFDESYEEGGEYNDELSEEIPDEPEAPSVQPGFSFNRAQWFDLLRWSHHSGALSQEQRMQIVRMGRLIQRGRRLTPKQEEQVLEMITLAQALGYRFTG